The genomic stretch GGAAAGCCACAAAATGATATAATAGAAGACGGGTTCTTTAAATCTGGCGAATTATATAAGTTAATGGCGAAGGGTCGAAAACTCGGGTTGAGTACTCGTCAGGATCGACTACTAGGGAGCTTTGgctatggtggtggtggtggtggtgatggtgttAACGGCACCAGGGATATATCAGAGCTGGTGGAAGAAGATGTATGGTCCATGGTGGATGACATGGACAATATGGACTTAGATGATCATATGCATACGAGACATCCATCACCATCTATGGCCACCACCGGAAACGGGTGGAGCAACCATGGGACTACCCGGAATCGCCGGAGGAGTGGTGGTGCTGGTGGATTATCGATGGCTTTTGTCGACGATTCCGTCGGGAATGGTAAGCCACAAGGGTCAAGGATCGTGCATCAATTCCGAGGGCAGGAAAGCGTAGGGAGTAGTGGACACCGGAATAATCATATGGCGACGTCGGCTCCGGTGAACGTGCCGGATTGGCCTAAGATACTAAGGGTTGATTCGGTGGAATCGATGCATGACTCGGACGAGTACGAGTTTGAGGATGGCGAGTCAACGGAGAGGATTCCACCACACGAGTATTTGGCTCGGGAGTATGCGAGGACACGTAAGATGACTGCCACATCGGTTTTGGAAGGTGTGGGTCGAACCCTTAAGGGCCGGGATATGAGCCGGGTTCGAGATGCGGTTTGGAGTCAAACCGGGTTCTATGGTTGACCGATTTCAGTTCTTGAAATAGTACAGAAGGACGGAAGACTGCGTGagctatgaaaaattcaaatattgATTGGGGAAGCTTTTGTTAGTTTCTGGGTAATTACTAGTACTatttaatttttgttcttgggcAATGATTCCGATGGGTGAACCAAAATCACTCTGCAACGTttgagcctctctctctctctagagttTAAACGGGAAATTGTATTTAAATGATTAATCCATGGAAATGTTAAGCAATTCTTGTTTACTGAGTGTAGTGTAGTAGTAAAATAGTATAAGATTGTTGGAGTTTCTCGCGAAAGCAATTATCTTATATCGAATTGGAGACTTATAAGGACTTGGCACttctctttggattttttttttttttcaaatgaaccCATGAGAGTAATTGGAAGAGCAGTAAGGGGGTTAACTAGGGTTCTTGGAGATGTAAGAGAAGGACAAACAATACTGAGTTAAAGTTTTGGTTTCTTATATTCTTGCAGAAAAACAAAATGGTCCTCATGGTAGTGGTGAATGATCTTGTTTGTACTACTTCATGAGCTTTTGGGGAGAATCCAAGCTTAGGGACCCTTAGCCCTTTAGCTCATATCTGGTGAAGGACAGAGACGTGGAGAGAAACCAATATCTGGGTTTGTTTATATAGATATAAAGAGGCCCCACTCCATAAAACCTCCAAAAACCGGAGTGGGGAAGGGAGATTGATCTTAATTAAGATGGCTGCTCAAAGAGTCTCTCATGCATGAACTCAATACTCTCTTTCACTTTCAGGTCCTCATCAGAGATATGGAGATGGTGCAATGGATCTGAAAGGAAGaacaacaaagaaaagagagagagagagacagagagatgaaatgaaagaaaatgaagtttAGAGGAAAAGGAAATGATTGAAAACTAAACAACATGTAGATGGTTGGGTGAGTGCCGTCTTTGGTTTACCTTTTTCAAGGAAAAGGACAGCCTCTTCTAGCtctgtgagtgtgtgtgtgtgtgtgtgtgtgtgtgagagagagagagagagagagagagagagagagagactgtggAGGAGTGGTCTTTGGTTCAACAAATAGGGTTATTTCATGGTTTATCTATAAACATATTTAAGTAAGAGAAatccatgaagaagaagaagaagaagaagaagaagaagaagaagaaagcaaaggaggAGTAGATGGATGGATGGAATTCTAGGAGGATTTTCAATTCAGACCCATATAGAAGAGAAGGGCCCATTGCTGTTGTCATCACTCTGTTGATTCTTTCTTTTTGACACTGATGGatgcttttgttttcttcaatTATTTTGTTTGTATCACTGGAAAACAAAACCCCCAAGGTCCTCCtccacataataataataataataataataataaataataataataataataggattatttttttaactccctccttggaaaaaaaaaaacactttaattTCTTATTCCAAGTTATATTATCCATCCCTTCTACTAAGTTATTTTTTGTtgaacctttaaaaaaaaaaaaaatggtaatcaCTTCTAATTTGTCTACTAATCGCTCCTagtttctccttccttttcatTCACTGTAAGAAGAAATTCAATCCACATACTATAAAACATAATGGTGTAAATTTTTGGCTGTTCTTAAGGTATAAATCAACAATATATCAATATTCTTGATTCTTCTCAACTGTATTTATGAAGAATTAGTCCCAATTCCCAAATTCCCAACCTCAAATTAAAATACCCATCAAATAAtataaatgataataaataaataaaaataagaaacataGGTTCTCGATCCCCATATTATCTACGATTATCAGACtgggaaattttattttgttctttttgttgattggtttttctttttttattggggTTCTCGTCTTGGCTAGTTTGCTTGGCTATTgtattattcttttcttcttctcttaatatagttttttatttaataaaaaataaaatttaaattcctAACCAAAAACAGattaaaaattttcttgtaagttaatttttatatttaaagcttcaattattattattattattattattattattattattattattattattattattaaattgagATTCCACTCGTCGGCAATATATTTTACTGTTAAATATTTCATTTTACTATTGTTTTGTGGACAATAGTTTTCCAAACAGAATCCTCCActgaaccaaagaaaaaaggagTGGAAATCACCATTCCTTTTGAAGATTCCTATCtgaatatattttctttgtttcttttttttctttaataagaaATATTCCACATGATCACATAGTTAATCTTTTCCCAAACAACCAAAAGGGGATTTTGTTCCCCTCTTTGTAAGGCAAAAAAGTGTGTACTACAAGACTATAACTTGACTAAAGATGGCCTCTTGGGTCCTCCTATATGAACCATTAAATTGGACATAGGTCCCATTACTTAGCAACTTGTGTTAGGTTCTGACTTATGCATTATTATTCATTTCATGTCCCCATATCATCCAAgacttccttctctctcttccaactGATTTGGTACTACCATACCACAGCTGGAGAAACCATTTCTCATGgaaattttcaatttgaatTTCAATATAAGCATCCATATAGTAACTGAAGTATAATGGCCCACTTTACATTAATGTCTGATgaaaatttattgatttttggtCTCATTAATCTCTTAAGAAGGACCACATGAAACAATGGGTCCTGAACTCCCCGGTTTTCTTGAGCCTTGATTCTTATAGTTAGGTAAATTAGCTGCATCAATCTCATGCATGTAGAAGTTGGATATCCTTCATGGCTTTTCTGCATTTCCTAGCACAAAAGAAGCCATTCTGCTGAAGCCATGTCTCAAAGTTGTACCTTCTAACATGGTTAAAGGTTTTGTGCACAGCCGTGTATTGTAAGAGCTAAAACCTATGCATGATGTAGAAAccacaacaaaagaaaaagaaaaaacactcAAATAATCATTACACAAGGTTAAACGTGGTTTGATAAGATGCCTATGTCTATAGTGTGATGAGAGTGTCTTCACTagcaatggagaataaggttacaatcTAGCTATCTACCTCAAGCTTCTCTGTTTACAAAGAATTCCCCATAACCCTAATTACCCTCAGTGCTATTAATTTAAAGGGAAAGCGAAAAGATACAATTTCTCAAATTACTCCCCATTTGaacctaaattttttttctcaaagttAAGCACTCTCAACAGATTTTAATTTTAACAGCCATTTGGAGACGACCAACAATCCAAATCATAGAACACAAGACATCAATCCTCAACATGTATATCCACGATTGTGTACatgagggagaagagagagaatttgtGATACCATTTCTACACCTTTactaggaagaaaaaaaaagcctgAAACAAGGATTGTATACATACACAACCATACAAAACCAGaccttttgtatatatatatgagaccCATATGGATTATGGAGTATATTTGCTTTCTAGCTTTTCTTTCACAAGCTTTCCTTTTGTCTTGTTTGGCTCTAGCATTCATTGTCCTCATCCACAATTGTTGAAACAATCTCCATCCATACTTTTCCCCCTAAGATGGTTAAAGAGAAGTTGTTCTATCTTTCTAGTTATCATGGCTTTTTCATGTGCCTTCCCAAATGATTTTATtctcttgaatttttttcttctgtttataAAATCCTTCTTTGAGCAATGGTACTTTGGCACCTTTGTTTGTTTTAAAGAAGAAATGAGATTTGAAATTAGCTCAAAAGTAAAGTATAAAGCTCATATTGCATACATGTCTTTATCACCAATGAGATATGAATTTGTTAGGTATAATAATGCATggatctagtttttttttatgccaGTAAATTCTTTCACCAATGGTCATCATTGCCTTTGGATGAGCATAGAAAATAGTGAAGGGTATTTTTTACCTCCAACATATTATGGAGAATAAATGATGGCGATAGATTAAGGAGTGACCCTTTCATCgtgggtataaaaaaaaatcatcataatACATCATTAAATATCACAAAATACTCTTGGTACAAGACAAAAAATACAGAATAGTTTATGATCGTAACAATAGAACGATATGCAAATAATatgtaaaagggaaaaaaatacccCACAACTCGAGTGTACTACCATTCTctcacatgtttttttttttttcgtttttaaatggttttctctcttcttcattaGTCCTAACCATGTAATGGACCCATTGTGAATGATAACATTCTTGGTTCCAACATCACCGGTGTAATGTTAAAGATTCCTCTCACACTAGCATCGTGAGGAACTCTCTCCCTAAATATATATACTATCTATATATAACAGACCTAGTAAGAACTACTCTTGTTTTATTAGAGAGTCCATTTGCCAATGATGCCACCCCATCGTTCTTGAGTAATACTCTTGAAGCCAAATCCAGATTAATTCTTGTGTCAGACACCTTGGTATCATCTCAATTTCTTGCTCCCCTTGGTTCTGCCAGTGAGAATGAGTTAAGAGGATCCAACCAATTCTGAGGGGGACCATCCGTGTTGTCATGATCCTCTAGTGTGTAGTAACAGCAGAGCAATGTATATAGGGTGGAACTAGTTAGTGCTGGAGTCTGGATGTCTTGTCTCCTCTTTTACTTCATGTCAGTTGTTTTTTTGTGAAGAGAAATCTTATTGATATAAACTTATAACACTGCAGCTTTTGTTTCCCACTTGGTTTGTTtccttttaagaaaaaaaaaaaactgcaaaataaaaattataataaaaaaacccGCGATCTAACATTGTGAGGATgctttcccattctctctccttcctaacAATGTGAGTCATTTAAAACAGTTTATCATGTCATGATTGGTGTAGGGTAAAGATTCTTCCACACTGTCGGCATGGGaaattctttccctttcttttaattaGATGTCTGATTTGGGGGGATGGAAAGAAGATATGACATATGAATATGATGATTTTCTTTCGCGCTTGGTTCTTTGTTTGCCAATGGTCATCATTGACCTTGGATTGGTGCCAAGAATAATGAAAGTTATTTCGAAACTTTATAAATacgaaagaaaataataataaccttagatttgtgagtCATCTTTGCCCAttgtgaaggaaaattttctctgTTGCATTTTATTCCCAAATTTTCATTACCATCCAGACTATGAATATATGCACATGACTACATGCTACTGCATCACCTATTAGGATCCCATATAGCAGATGCAAATTCAACCAATCATATACAATGGGAGTTAACAGAGAAACAGAAAGAACACTATTTCTAAGATGTTAGAAGGGTTGTCAAAACAATGTATAATAATAAgacaagaagaaaatgataaacttgtttgggatagatatatatatatatatatatatatagattatgAAATCGCAAGAAGCAGATGCATAAGACCTCCAACAAGGACTACAAAGGACTTTGGAAATGGGGTTCGAAGAGCTAGACGTATAAATAGATATTGGAGACATCATGCTATGGTTTGGAATTTGCCTTGCCTTCAATTTTATCCAATTCTTTCTTTGCACGTgacatgtaaaattttcaaaattcaacagttgtaaaaaaaatttagattcaAAAACCCATTTTAACCCTCTCAGTTGCCTCAAACTTCCATAATTGTAGGATTTTGAATGCATAAATATTACATGCATAGAGAGAATTGAACATAAATTAAACGATTAAAAATCATAGAGGAGCTGAATGTttgatactctctctctctctctctctctctctcgctctctctctctggtatATAAAATATATGTACCATATATTAGGACTAACTATGTGAAAGGTAGTGTTACTCTACATGTTATTTCGGCAGTTTTTaattaatgatatttctctttcgatttgcattaaaaaaaaaatgataaatgcaTGGATGAAATATTATTAGGATCCGAGTCTTCTTGTCAATAGATATTTAAATTTCATATTAAGTCCCATGGCCACTTGATTGTGACACTTGTGCTTGTTTTATTCACAATGATTAATTTGCGTGTGGATTCAAACTTGAAATATTAAAGTGTATTGTCCTTCGAACATCGGAGACTCtacttttctccatttttctatgagagagagagagagagagagaggctgtgTTGTCTAGGATCCTCACAAGGAGGAGCCATATATAGCCCAGTAGGTAGATGATATCAGCCTATAAGACAAACTAGGAGAGAATTCATTACAGTACTATAATTTTGAGATGAGGTCCAAGACAAAAGAGCCCCATTACATAACGTAACAAAGCTTTGAGAGGTTAAAAAATTTGAGGCCACCTATGAAATGAGACCCCACAGCTGACTATAAAGAGATTCCTGCAGGCAAACCCAAACCCACTCTATGTCCTTATCTATGTACTATATATACTTAAAAGCAACTTGAGGAGATGCTGTAATCCATTGTTGTGGTGTAGTTCCTGTGATAAATAATTGGAAagttatgtttactttcttgGTCTGACTCTCTAATATCTGCAACTTGTGGTTTGGTTGGTGATATAATTTTAGGGCATGTCCTTGTCAATCATCAAATATTTAAAATGAACAGAAAAGTTTAGATCCACATAGTTTGAGAACCTGGTTTCAGGTATTGGATGTGTTGAAACAGGGGACTGTaaaatggttttaaaaaaacTACTTATATTGGTCTTTTGAGGGCAAAATGGTCCAATCCAACGTGATACAACTGATCTGTATCGGCCGAAACCAATGTGGGTATACAGATATCATGAACTAAATCCTTGTTTGAGACATAATGGCTCAATGTTTTCTTTCAATGGCCAATACAGAGGTTATGTTTCATTGAAATTCTTAAGACACCTTAGACCAGGCCTTGCCATGATCCAAGCCTAAGCTGGGCTAGGGTCAACTTCTTTTCAATTCAAACGTTGCGGGGTCTAGGGAAGAGCAGATATGTacatgcagccttacccctgttTTGCTGTTTTCTGATTCCAACCCACAATCACCTAGTGGCAATAGAGCAAACTTACTGTTGTGCCGGGGCCCACCCTTGGCTCAAAGCTGGAAAATCTTGAGGCTCAGGACTGGTGGCAAAGATATGCTTAATTTCCAGCCCCACAATCAGCATGAAAGAAAGCCAACTGGCTGTATGAAAAGATGCAAAAACAGTTACCTTG from Macadamia integrifolia cultivar HAES 741 chromosome 11, SCU_Mint_v3, whole genome shotgun sequence encodes the following:
- the LOC122093197 gene encoding uncharacterized protein LOC122093197; protein product: MAKGRKLGLSTRQDRLLGSFGYGGGGGGDGVNGTRDISELVEEDVWSMVDDMDNMDLDDHMHTRHPSPSMATTGNGWSNHGTTRNRRRSGGAGGLSMAFVDDSVGNGKPQGSRIVHQFRGQESVGSSGHRNNHMATSAPVNVPDWPKILRVDSVESMHDSDEYEFEDGESTERIPPHEYLAREYARTRKMTATSVLEGVGRTLKGRDMSRVRDAVWSQTGFYG